A region of Streptomyces deccanensis DNA encodes the following proteins:
- a CDS encoding SigE family RNA polymerase sigma factor, with protein MAHGEVLEFEEYVRTRQDALLRSARRLVPDPVDAQDLLQTALARTFGRWDGIADKRLADAYLRRVMINTRTEWWRARKLEEVPTEQLPDACIDDSTEQHADRALLMDIMKVLAPKQRSVVVLRHWEQMSTEETAAALGMSAGTVKSTLHRALARLREELESRDHEERAARALEASEEQERCAA; from the coding sequence ATGGCGCACGGCGAGGTGCTCGAATTCGAGGAGTACGTCCGTACCCGGCAGGACGCGCTCCTGCGCAGCGCCCGCCGGCTCGTGCCGGACCCGGTGGACGCCCAGGATCTGCTGCAGACGGCGCTGGCGCGGACGTTCGGCCGCTGGGACGGCATCGCGGACAAGCGCCTGGCGGACGCCTATCTGCGCCGGGTCATGATCAACACGCGGACGGAGTGGTGGCGGGCCCGCAAGCTGGAGGAGGTCCCGACCGAGCAGCTGCCGGACGCCTGCATCGACGACTCCACCGAGCAGCACGCGGACCGCGCCCTCCTGATGGACATCATGAAGGTGCTGGCACCCAAGCAGCGCAGTGTCGTGGTGCTGCGACACTGGGAGCAGATGTCCACGGAGGAGACGGCCGCCGCCCTCGGCATGTCGGCCGGCACGGTCAAGAGCACGCTGCACCGTGCCCTGGCCCGGCTCCGCGAGGAGCTGGAGTCGCGGGACCACGAAGAGCGCGCCGCCCGTGCGCTCGAAGCGAGCGAGGAGCAGGAGCGTTGCGCGGCCTGA
- a CDS encoding A/G-specific adenine glycosylase produces MTAPTKPQSSPADAIPTPTPTGAPTATPTPAPTTLHTPVIAWFETHARDLPWRRPEAGPWGVMVSEFMLQQTPVNRVLPVYEQWLARWPRPADLAKEPPGEAVRAWGRLGYPRRALRLHGAAVAITERHGGDVPRDHAQLLALPGIGEYTAAAVASFAYGQRHAVLDTNVRRVFARAVSGTQYPPNATTAAERKLARALLPEDDDTASRWAAASMELGALVCTAKNETCGRCPIAGQCAWRLAGKPAHEGPARRGQTYAGTDRQVRGKLLAVLRDAIAPVPQAVLDRVWDEPVQRARALDGLVSDGLVEPLPGGLYRLPLT; encoded by the coding sequence ATGACTGCACCCACGAAACCCCAGAGCAGCCCTGCCGACGCAATCCCCACCCCCACCCCCACAGGCGCCCCCACAGCCACCCCCACCCCGGCGCCCACCACCCTCCACACCCCCGTGATCGCCTGGTTCGAGACGCACGCCCGTGATCTGCCCTGGCGGCGACCGGAAGCCGGCCCCTGGGGCGTGATGGTCAGCGAGTTCATGCTCCAGCAGACCCCGGTCAACCGCGTCCTGCCCGTCTACGAGCAGTGGTTGGCCCGCTGGCCCCGCCCGGCGGACCTCGCGAAGGAACCCCCCGGCGAGGCGGTACGCGCATGGGGCCGACTCGGTTACCCCCGCCGCGCCCTACGGCTCCACGGCGCCGCGGTCGCCATAACGGAACGACACGGCGGAGACGTACCCCGCGACCACGCCCAACTGCTCGCGCTGCCCGGAATCGGCGAGTACACGGCCGCCGCGGTCGCGTCCTTCGCGTACGGCCAGCGGCACGCCGTGCTCGACACGAACGTGCGGCGGGTCTTCGCCCGCGCGGTGAGCGGCACGCAGTACCCGCCGAACGCGACCACGGCCGCCGAGCGGAAGCTCGCCCGCGCCCTGCTGCCCGAGGACGACGACACGGCGTCCCGGTGGGCGGCCGCGTCGATGGAGCTGGGCGCGCTGGTGTGCACGGCGAAGAACGAGACGTGCGGGCGCTGTCCGATCGCCGGACAGTGCGCCTGGCGGCTGGCCGGGAAGCCCGCGCACGAGGGGCCGGCGCGGCGCGGTCAGACGTACGCCGGTACCGACCGCCAGGTCCGGGGCAAGCTTCTCGCCGTCCTGCGGGACGCGATCGCGCCGGTGCCGCAGGCGGTCCTCGACCGGGTGTGGGACGAACCGGTGCAGCGGGCCCGAGCCCTCGACGGCCTGGTCTCCGACGGACTGGTGGAACCCCTCCCGGGCGGCCTCTACCGCCTCCCCCTCACCTGA
- a CDS encoding LLM class flavin-dependent oxidoreductase, which translates to MAGSENVENGVSAPAARPLRKLGFLTIGLFDEADPRRGHESTLEIIELGERLGFDSAWLRHRHLQYGISSPVAVLAAASQRTSRIELGTAVIPLGWENPLRLAEDLATVDLLSGGRLNPGISVGPPMHYDTVKGALYPDTADAEDFGFERVRRLLRFVRGEAVTDFSGTEGFEVFSDRVQPHSPGLGARTWYGGGSVRSARWAGENGMNFLTSSVVKVEEPLEGAVAAEPGSAAIDFAEIQRSHIREFRAHHPDGERARVSQGLVVIPTDSASSEQRAKYEAYAAKRLPRTTAPQGPGRLLFAPDLVGTSAEIAERLRAHVAFREIDEVAFALPFTFEHEDYVQILTDIATNLGPTLGWHPSA; encoded by the coding sequence ATGGCCGGATCCGAGAACGTGGAGAACGGCGTCAGCGCACCGGCGGCGAGGCCGTTGCGGAAGCTGGGGTTCCTGACCATCGGGCTGTTCGACGAGGCCGACCCGCGCCGGGGCCACGAGTCGACGCTGGAGATCATCGAACTGGGCGAGCGGCTCGGCTTCGACAGCGCGTGGCTGCGCCATCGTCATCTGCAGTACGGCATCTCCTCCCCCGTCGCGGTGTTGGCGGCCGCCTCGCAGCGCACGTCCCGTATCGAACTGGGCACCGCGGTCATCCCGTTGGGCTGGGAGAACCCGCTGCGGCTGGCCGAGGACCTGGCCACGGTCGACCTCCTGTCCGGCGGCCGGCTCAACCCGGGGATCAGCGTCGGACCGCCGATGCACTACGACACCGTCAAGGGGGCGCTCTATCCGGACACCGCCGACGCGGAGGACTTCGGCTTCGAGCGGGTCCGGCGGCTGCTGCGCTTCGTACGCGGCGAGGCGGTCACGGACTTCAGCGGCACCGAGGGGTTCGAGGTCTTCTCCGACCGGGTCCAGCCGCACTCCCCCGGGCTGGGCGCGCGGACGTGGTACGGCGGTGGCAGCGTCCGGTCGGCGCGGTGGGCCGGGGAGAACGGGATGAACTTCCTGACCAGCAGCGTGGTGAAGGTGGAGGAGCCGCTGGAGGGCGCGGTGGCGGCGGAACCGGGGTCGGCGGCGATCGACTTCGCCGAGATCCAGCGCTCGCACATCCGGGAGTTCCGGGCGCACCATCCCGACGGCGAGCGGGCCCGGGTCTCGCAGGGTCTCGTCGTCATCCCCACCGACTCGGCGAGCTCGGAGCAGCGCGCCAAGTACGAGGCGTACGCGGCGAAGCGGTTGCCCCGGACCACCGCGCCGCAGGGGCCGGGGCGGCTCCTGTTCGCGCCGGACCTGGTGGGCACGTCCGCGGAGATCGCCGAGCGGCTACGGGCCCACGTCGCGTTCCGTGAGATCGACGAGGTGGCCTTCGCCCTGCCGTTCACCTTCGAACACGAGGACTACGTCCAAATCCTGACGGACATCGCAACAAACCTAGGCCCAACCCTGGGCTGGCACCCCTCCGCCTGA